Proteins from a single region of Pseudodesulfovibrio portus:
- a CDS encoding MerR family transcriptional regulator — protein MGELQDFKTYRIGEAARLLGVKTYVLRFWEGEFDEIEPYRTESGQRLYTEENLEVIREIKRLLYDEGLTIEGAKRKMHSSENSDILLEIRDELLAMKKLLSR, from the coding sequence ATGGGTGAACTTCAGGATTTCAAAACATACCGCATCGGCGAGGCCGCGCGCCTGCTCGGCGTCAAGACCTACGTGCTCCGGTTCTGGGAAGGGGAATTCGACGAGATCGAGCCCTACCGCACCGAGAGCGGGCAGCGGCTGTATACCGAGGAGAATCTTGAGGTCATCCGCGAGATAAAGCGGCTTCTCTATGACGAGGGGCTGACCATCGAAGGCGCAAAGCGGAAGATGCACTCCAGCGAGAACAGCGACATCCTGCTCGAGATTCGCGACGAACTGCTGGCCATGAAGAAGCTCCTCTCCCGGTAG
- the pheT gene encoding phenylalanine--tRNA ligase subunit beta, which yields MLVSLNWLREFVPYEGDIQVLGDKLTMLGLELEGIDDPFEGIKDIVVGYVVECETHPESDHLSVCTVDVNGPETLTIVCGAPNVAKGQKVPVAQVGTTMPDGMKIKKAKLRGVKSFGMICSERELGFSDDHEGIWVLDDSFKPGDKLADVLGLERVVFDFDITPNRADCLSILGFARETALAFDLPLTMPELNLVEAGGNAADEIKILIDDPELCPLFNGRVIKGVETRKAPDWMRFKLLSLGQRPISNIVDVTNYVMFELGQPMHSYDLDLVEDATLRVAPAQDGMKFTTLDNAERVLTANDLLIWDGKRPVGLAGVMGGANTEMHAGSTNVLLEAAVFRPGTIRKTARRLALPSDASYRFERGVDQQLNRFCIDRAAQLMAETSGGTVSRGVVTNEPKPWQDRSHGYRHDRCMRLLGLDLEPDFARKVFEGEGCTVDDSDAANWTVKSPSHRLDLEREVDLYEEVGRVYGLDRIPAVLPKVAKSLETVSGGSEYAFLQRIKTWGAGVGLNEAINYSFVGSDDLDRLNLPAEGRVFIANPLSADQNVMRTDLAPGLLNTLKHNLAQGNNHIRVFEVAKRFVADSESETETREFNRLGILLYGPRHAQEWPWGDDDADYLDIKGHVENLIEDSLKLEIPSFTLAGEHAYCEPCVQVAVGETAVGFIGRVKADIGDYYHARKDVWLADLDLDVLRELVAAHRIEFAPLPVFPPSRRDVTVIGPMTLSAAAIRKAILDTGIGILESVELVAEFVPEGQEQERNLSFRLTYRSPTKTLKDKQVDKEHKRVLEALEKNLPVHF from the coding sequence ATGTTAGTTAGCTTGAATTGGTTGCGGGAGTTCGTTCCCTACGAGGGAGACATTCAGGTGTTGGGCGACAAGCTCACCATGCTCGGTCTCGAACTCGAAGGCATCGACGATCCCTTCGAGGGCATCAAGGATATCGTGGTCGGTTATGTGGTCGAGTGCGAAACGCACCCCGAGTCGGACCATCTTTCGGTCTGCACCGTGGACGTGAACGGTCCCGAGACGTTGACCATCGTGTGCGGCGCTCCCAACGTGGCCAAGGGTCAGAAGGTCCCGGTGGCGCAGGTCGGCACGACCATGCCCGACGGCATGAAGATCAAGAAGGCCAAGCTGCGGGGCGTCAAGTCTTTCGGCATGATCTGCTCCGAGCGCGAGCTGGGCTTCTCCGACGACCACGAGGGCATCTGGGTCCTGGACGACTCCTTCAAGCCCGGCGACAAGCTGGCGGACGTCCTGGGGCTGGAGCGCGTGGTCTTCGACTTCGACATCACGCCCAACCGTGCGGACTGTCTGTCCATCCTCGGTTTCGCCCGCGAGACCGCGCTGGCCTTCGACCTGCCCCTGACCATGCCCGAGCTGAACCTTGTGGAAGCGGGCGGGAATGCGGCCGACGAGATCAAGATTCTTATTGACGACCCCGAACTGTGCCCGCTTTTCAACGGCCGCGTCATCAAGGGAGTGGAGACCCGCAAGGCCCCGGACTGGATGCGTTTCAAGCTCTTGTCCCTGGGCCAGCGTCCCATTTCCAACATCGTCGACGTGACCAACTACGTGATGTTCGAACTGGGCCAGCCCATGCACTCGTATGACCTCGACCTCGTCGAGGACGCGACCCTCCGCGTGGCCCCGGCTCAGGACGGCATGAAGTTCACCACCCTGGACAACGCGGAGCGCGTGCTCACCGCCAACGACCTGCTCATCTGGGACGGCAAGCGGCCCGTGGGGCTGGCCGGCGTCATGGGCGGCGCCAACACCGAGATGCACGCCGGGTCCACGAACGTTCTCCTGGAGGCCGCAGTCTTCCGCCCGGGCACCATCCGAAAGACCGCGCGCCGACTGGCTCTGCCGTCCGACGCATCCTACCGCTTCGAACGAGGCGTGGACCAGCAGCTCAACCGTTTCTGCATAGATCGCGCGGCCCAGCTCATGGCCGAGACCTCGGGCGGCACCGTTTCCAGGGGCGTGGTCACCAACGAGCCCAAGCCGTGGCAGGACCGTTCCCACGGTTACCGCCATGACCGCTGCATGCGGCTGCTCGGCCTTGACCTGGAACCGGATTTCGCCAGGAAGGTCTTTGAGGGCGAGGGATGCACCGTGGACGATTCCGATGCGGCCAACTGGACCGTGAAGTCCCCGTCCCATCGGCTGGACCTGGAGCGCGAGGTGGACCTCTATGAAGAGGTTGGCCGCGTCTACGGCCTGGATCGAATCCCGGCTGTGCTGCCCAAGGTGGCCAAGTCGCTGGAAACCGTGTCCGGCGGCTCCGAGTACGCCTTTCTCCAACGCATCAAGACCTGGGGCGCAGGCGTGGGCCTGAACGAGGCCATCAATTATTCCTTTGTCGGCTCCGACGATCTGGACCGGCTGAACCTGCCCGCAGAGGGGCGCGTGTTCATCGCCAATCCCCTGTCCGCCGACCAGAACGTCATGCGCACCGACCTGGCCCCGGGCCTGCTCAACACGCTCAAGCACAACCTGGCCCAGGGCAACAATCATATCCGCGTCTTCGAGGTGGCCAAGCGGTTCGTGGCCGACAGCGAGTCCGAAACCGAGACCCGCGAGTTCAACCGCCTCGGCATCCTGCTGTACGGCCCGCGCCACGCGCAGGAATGGCCGTGGGGCGATGATGACGCGGACTACCTGGACATCAAGGGGCACGTGGAAAACCTCATCGAGGACAGCCTCAAGCTGGAAATCCCGTCCTTCACCCTGGCCGGGGAGCACGCCTATTGCGAGCCCTGCGTGCAGGTGGCGGTGGGTGAGACCGCGGTCGGATTCATAGGCCGGGTCAAGGCGGATATCGGCGATTATTACCACGCCCGCAAGGATGTCTGGCTGGCCGACCTCGACCTGGACGTTCTTCGCGAACTGGTCGCCGCGCACCGAATCGAGTTTGCGCCGCTGCCGGTCTTCCCGCCCAGTCGTCGCGACGTGACGGTCATCGGGCCCATGACCCTGTCCGCCGCCGCCATCCGCAAGGCCATCCTGGACACCGGGATCGGCATCCTGGAGTCCGTGGAGCTGGTGGCCGAGTTCGTGCCCGAAGGGCAGGAACAGGAGCGCAACCTCTCCTTCCGCCTGACCTACCGTTCGCCCACCAAGACCCTCAAGGACAAGCAGGTGGACAAGGAACACAAGAGGGTCCTCGAAGCACTGGAAAAGAACCTGCCGGTTCATTTCTAG
- the pheS gene encoding phenylalanine--tRNA ligase subunit alpha gives MSNELKSFLEGLDSLAQDCASRKGQACSLKELEELRIEFLGRKGKLAGLMGQLGRLDNSDKPAGGKKANEVKQRITALIDSWEAELNAAEASQALSKFDPSMPGRRPWAGSLHPVTLVMEEVCNVLTGLGFEHAAGPEVENDWHNFEALNIPQEHPARDMQDTLYVSDNIVLRTHTSGMQIRSMLKQQPPVAVIAPGKVYRRDSDLTHTPMFHQIEGLLVDHHVSMADLRGTLTIFVRKIFGAKTDVRFRPSFFPFTEPSAEVDISCVMCGGKGETGGTTCRVCKGTGWVEILGCGMVDPNVFKSVGYDPEVYTGFAFGLGIERVAMLKYGIGDLRMFFENDVRFLEQFA, from the coding sequence GTGAGTAATGAATTGAAGTCCTTCCTGGAAGGACTCGACAGCCTGGCCCAGGATTGCGCATCGCGCAAGGGCCAGGCTTGTTCGTTGAAGGAGCTGGAGGAACTGCGCATCGAGTTCCTGGGCCGCAAGGGCAAGCTGGCCGGTCTCATGGGCCAGCTCGGCAGGCTCGACAACAGCGACAAGCCCGCGGGCGGCAAGAAGGCCAACGAGGTCAAGCAGCGGATCACCGCGCTCATCGACTCCTGGGAGGCCGAGCTCAACGCCGCCGAGGCGAGCCAGGCGCTTTCCAAGTTCGATCCCTCCATGCCGGGCCGCAGGCCCTGGGCAGGTTCCCTGCACCCCGTGACCCTGGTCATGGAGGAAGTCTGCAACGTTCTCACCGGCCTGGGCTTCGAGCACGCGGCCGGACCGGAAGTGGAGAACGACTGGCACAACTTCGAGGCGCTGAACATTCCCCAGGAGCATCCGGCCCGCGACATGCAGGACACCCTGTACGTCTCGGACAACATCGTGCTCAGGACCCACACCTCGGGCATGCAGATCAGGTCCATGCTCAAGCAGCAGCCTCCCGTGGCCGTCATCGCGCCCGGCAAGGTCTACCGCCGCGACTCCGACCTGACCCACACCCCCATGTTCCACCAGATCGAGGGATTGTTGGTCGATCACCACGTGTCCATGGCCGACCTGCGCGGCACCCTGACCATATTCGTGCGCAAGATATTCGGGGCCAAGACCGACGTGCGTTTTCGCCCGAGCTTCTTCCCCTTTACCGAGCCTTCCGCCGAAGTGGACATCTCCTGCGTCATGTGCGGCGGCAAGGGCGAGACCGGCGGCACGACCTGCCGCGTCTGCAAGGGCACGGGCTGGGTCGAGATCTTGGGCTGCGGCATGGTCGATCCCAACGTCTTCAAGTCCGTGGGCTACGACCCGGAAGTCTACACGGGCTTCGCCTTCGGGCTGGGCATCGAGCGCGTTGCCATGCTCAAGTACGGCATCGGCGACCTGCGCATGTTCTTTGAGAACGACGTCCGGTTCCTGGAACAGTTTGCTTAA
- the rplT gene encoding 50S ribosomal protein L20 has protein sequence MRVKRGVAAKRRHKKYLKMAKGYRGAGSRLYRTARERVEKALCNAYRDRKRKKREFRKLWIMRINAAARLNGLSYSRLMNGLKLAGIELNRKVLADMAVRDPQVFAKIAEAAKAKVS, from the coding sequence ATGAGAGTTAAACGCGGTGTAGCCGCCAAGCGGCGTCACAAAAAGTATTTGAAGATGGCCAAGGGCTATCGCGGAGCGGGCTCCCGCCTGTACCGTACCGCGCGTGAGCGCGTCGAGAAGGCCCTTTGCAATGCATATCGCGATCGCAAGCGCAAGAAGCGCGAATTCCGCAAGCTGTGGATCATGCGCATCAACGCAGCCGCCCGTCTCAACGGCCTGTCCTACAGCCGTCTGATGAACGGCCTGAAGCTGGCCGGCATCGAGCTGAACCGCAAGGTTCTGGCCGACATGGCGGTCCGTGATCCTCAGGTGTTCGCTAAAATCGCAGAGGCCGCAAAAGCCAAAGTGAGCTAA
- the rpmI gene encoding 50S ribosomal protein L35, which translates to MPKIKTRRAAAKRFSKTATGKFKRRRKNLRHILTKKNAKRKRRLGQSTTVDSANMKAVRRQLPNG; encoded by the coding sequence ATGCCCAAGATCAAAACCCGTCGCGCAGCAGCCAAGCGGTTCTCCAAGACCGCGACCGGCAAGTTCAAGCGTCGCCGCAAAAACCTCCGTCACATTCTGACCAAGAAGAATGCGAAGAGGAAGCGTCGCCTGGGCCAGTCCACCACCGTGGACAGTGCCAACATGAAGGCTGTTCGTCGTCAGTTGCCCAACGGTTAG
- the infC gene encoding translation initiation factor IF-3 → MAFRGNDRRGQRRDDVRRNERIRIPKVRVVDDDGEQLGVMVTRDALDRAREKGLDLVEVAPNADPPVCKIMDYGKFKYQQQKKLQEAKKKQTVIKIKEVKFRPKTDEHDYQTKLKKIVKFLDDGDRCKVTIFFRGREIVHKDRGLMMLDRVVEDTQDIAKVESKPMSEGRTMTMMLAPVKK, encoded by the coding sequence ATAGCTTTTCGGGGTAACGATCGCCGGGGTCAGAGACGAGATGACGTCCGGCGTAACGAGAGGATTCGCATCCCCAAGGTGCGTGTAGTGGACGACGACGGCGAACAGCTGGGAGTCATGGTGACTCGTGACGCACTGGATCGTGCGCGCGAGAAGGGTCTCGATCTCGTGGAGGTCGCGCCCAACGCCGACCCGCCGGTTTGCAAGATCATGGATTATGGTAAGTTCAAGTACCAGCAGCAGAAGAAGCTGCAGGAAGCCAAGAAGAAACAGACCGTCATCAAGATCAAGGAAGTCAAGTTCCGGCCCAAAACCGATGAGCACGATTACCAGACCAAGCTCAAAAAGATAGTTAAATTCCTGGATGACGGTGACCGCTGCAAGGTGACCATCTTCTTCCGGGGTCGCGAGATCGTCCACAAGGACCGCGGGCTCATGATGCTCGATAGGGTCGTGGAGGATACGCAGGATATAGCAAAAGTCGAGAGCAAGCCCATGTCTGAGGGACGGACCATGACGATGATGCTTGCTCCGGTGAAAAAATAG
- the thrS gene encoding threonine--tRNA ligase — translation MQIEVAGNQVELADGASCADALQEGLSKKQFKKAVAARCGDTVLDLSATVTDTCTAIEPVFEDSEEGLDIIRHSAAHLMAEAVKKLFPTARVTIGPAIKDGFYYDFDYERPFTPEDLEAIEKEMLSSVGANKEFARSVMCKADAVKLFESMGEDYKPEIMDDLGGDDFSVYTHGEFADLCRGPHVARTGQIKAFKLLSVAGAYWRGDEKNKQLQRIYGTAWNDPKALKKHLARLEEAKKRDHRKLGKQLDLFSFSDEIGPGMSLWHPRGMLLRAILEDFERKEHLKRGYNLVQGPLILKRELWEKSGHYDNYRENMYFTEIDDQAYGIKPMNCLAHMIIYKRKIMSYRDLPQRYFELGVVHRHEKSGVLHGLMRVRTFTQDDAHLICRPDQVEEEILDLIKFYQDIYALFDYEFDVELSTRPEKSIGSDEDWEVATEGLRQALDKSGMAYQINEGDGAFYGPKIDFHLRDSIGRSWQCGTIQVDFTLPERFDIVYVGEDGERHRPVMIHRAMLGSIERFIGVLTEHCAGAYPVWLAPVQARLLNVTDAQLDFMKKAEAFFLARGIRIDADNRNEKLGYKIREAQVEKIPFMLVIGDKEVDAGCVNIRFRDGDDPGMVTLEEAAQLILDAARAPFEAGGMSYSFSG, via the coding sequence GTGCAGATCGAAGTCGCTGGCAACCAGGTTGAATTGGCCGACGGTGCAAGTTGCGCCGACGCCCTTCAAGAGGGCCTGTCCAAGAAGCAGTTCAAGAAGGCCGTGGCCGCCCGGTGCGGCGACACCGTCCTGGACCTGTCCGCAACCGTCACCGACACCTGCACTGCCATCGAGCCCGTCTTCGAGGATTCCGAAGAGGGGCTGGACATCATCCGTCACTCTGCGGCCCACCTCATGGCCGAGGCCGTCAAGAAGCTCTTTCCCACCGCCAGGGTGACCATCGGCCCGGCCATCAAGGACGGGTTCTACTACGATTTCGATTACGAGCGCCCGTTCACGCCCGAGGACCTGGAAGCCATCGAGAAGGAAATGCTCTCCTCGGTGGGCGCGAACAAGGAGTTCGCCCGTTCCGTCATGTGCAAGGCCGACGCCGTGAAGCTCTTCGAGTCCATGGGCGAGGACTACAAGCCCGAGATCATGGACGACCTGGGCGGCGACGATTTCTCCGTCTACACCCACGGCGAGTTCGCCGACCTGTGCCGCGGCCCGCACGTGGCCCGCACCGGTCAGATCAAGGCCTTCAAGCTCCTGTCCGTGGCCGGGGCCTACTGGCGCGGCGACGAGAAGAACAAGCAGCTCCAGCGCATCTACGGCACGGCCTGGAACGATCCCAAGGCGCTCAAGAAGCACCTGGCCCGTTTGGAAGAGGCCAAGAAGCGCGACCACCGCAAGCTCGGCAAGCAGCTCGACCTGTTCTCCTTCTCCGACGAGATCGGCCCGGGCATGTCTCTGTGGCACCCGCGCGGCATGCTGCTGCGGGCCATCCTCGAGGACTTCGAGCGCAAGGAACACCTCAAGCGCGGCTACAATCTCGTGCAGGGTCCGCTGATCCTCAAGCGCGAGCTGTGGGAGAAGTCCGGCCACTACGACAATTACCGCGAAAACATGTATTTCACGGAGATCGACGACCAGGCCTACGGCATCAAGCCCATGAACTGCCTGGCGCACATGATCATCTATAAAAGAAAGATCATGAGCTACCGCGACCTGCCTCAGCGCTACTTCGAGCTGGGCGTGGTCCACCGCCATGAGAAATCCGGCGTGCTGCACGGGTTGATGCGCGTGCGCACCTTCACCCAGGACGACGCGCACCTGATCTGCCGCCCCGACCAGGTGGAGGAGGAAATCCTCGACCTGATCAAGTTCTACCAGGACATCTACGCCCTGTTCGACTACGAGTTCGACGTGGAGCTGTCCACCCGCCCCGAGAAGTCCATCGGCTCCGACGAGGACTGGGAGGTGGCCACCGAGGGACTGCGCCAGGCGCTGGACAAATCCGGCATGGCCTATCAGATCAACGAGGGCGACGGAGCCTTCTACGGTCCCAAGATCGACTTCCACCTGCGCGATTCCATCGGCCGTTCCTGGCAGTGCGGCACGATCCAGGTGGATTTCACCTTGCCAGAGCGCTTTGACATAGTATATGTCGGCGAGGACGGTGAAAGGCACCGGCCGGTCATGATCCATCGCGCCATGCTCGGCTCCATCGAACGCTTCATCGGCGTCTTGACGGAGCACTGTGCAGGTGCGTATCCTGTTTGGCTGGCCCCGGTGCAGGCGCGTCTGCTGAACGTGACCGACGCGCAGCTTGATTTCATGAAGAAAGCCGAGGCTTTCTTCCTTGCCAGGGGCATCCGTATCGACGCGGATAACCGCAACGAGAAACTTGGATACAAGATACGGGAAGCTCAGGTTGAGAAAATTCCGTTTATGTTGGTAATCGGTGATAAAGAGGTTGATGCCGGGTGTGTCAATATCCGTTTTCGCGACGGAGATGACCCCGGGATGGTGACACTGGAAGAGGCCGCGCAGCTCATTTTGGATGCTGCAAGGGCTCCTTTCGAAGCAGGAGGAATGAGCTATAGCTTTTCGGGGTAA
- a CDS encoding methyltransferase domain-containing protein — protein sequence MYGVEINPTAIERVDDLLDKTWLIDLNKHDAWLEEEYEGFFNYILAPMSMEHTYDPWYVLKKFSKYLAPGGKLVVQTPNVQCWETIYRLLSGDFPYVSGGTWDYSHIRWYTLKSWIDIGFVAGFNVISMLPQIAGNPDLSHLEKRKEIKTLRLPPPETKSNYQPIDIVMPVDIKPIYNLFLAHAFVLLLEKDRDPEDYDPTPAGGYLESYRLNTPNFLADIAALAAHPIVPSSFSTVRKKAVTVAETLKMKAGKKE from the coding sequence ATATATGGTGTCGAGATCAACCCTACTGCCATAGAGAGGGTTGATGACCTGCTGGACAAGACCTGGCTCATCGACCTCAACAAACACGACGCCTGGCTCGAGGAGGAATACGAGGGATTCTTCAATTACATCCTCGCCCCCATGTCTATGGAGCACACCTACGATCCCTGGTATGTGCTCAAGAAGTTCAGCAAATATCTGGCCCCCGGCGGCAAGCTCGTCGTCCAGACCCCCAACGTCCAATGCTGGGAAACCATCTACCGTCTGTTATCGGGCGACTTCCCCTACGTTTCGGGTGGAACCTGGGATTACAGCCACATCCGATGGTACACTCTCAAAAGCTGGATCGACATCGGCTTCGTCGCCGGATTCAACGTGATCTCCATGCTGCCGCAGATTGCAGGCAACCCCGACCTCAGCCATCTGGAAAAACGAAAAGAAATCAAAACACTGCGCCTCCCACCGCCGGAGACGAAATCCAACTACCAGCCCATCGACATCGTCATGCCCGTGGATATCAAGCCGATCTACAACCTCTTTCTGGCCCACGCCTTCGTGCTGCTGCTGGAAAAAGACCGAGACCCCGAGGACTATGACCCCACGCCTGCGGGTGGCTATCTTGAGTCCTACCGACTGAACACGCCGAACTTCCTGGCGGACATAGCGGCCCTGGCCGCCCACCCTATCGTTCCCAGTTCCTTCTCCACTGTCCGCAAAAAAGCCGTCACAGTGGCGGAAACACTTAAAATGAAAGCAGGCAAAAAGGAATAA
- a CDS encoding methyltransferase domain-containing protein, which produces MQTPKSDFSFVETMLMQGVGFSAIMDSARMGLFDSLEQGPLTAAAVAGKLGLEEEPTEALLELLAGMQLVVSGPTGYANSLVAGEHLVSTSPFYQGKALELQSRFNDFVTLNLGRLLRGESDMREEVDDGWGSEDSMTGTLQHARLGGLQDTLALVRTLPDLNESGMLCDIGGNHGELSMSLLENYPGMTGELLDLPHVAEAVGGRIEKRELGGRLKPVGMDLRLERLGADRYDLALASHVLYGFVDDLEGVARMLYESLKPGGWFVSHHLNVAGDLDPNYTAVVQFITRVSGYKSHFIGKDHLEGALLKAGFTDILSCPAGKRRKGLLMAGRKA; this is translated from the coding sequence ATGCAAACCCCGAAAAGCGATTTTTCCTTTGTTGAGACGATGCTGATGCAGGGCGTGGGTTTCAGCGCCATTATGGACAGCGCCCGCATGGGGCTGTTCGATTCCCTGGAGCAGGGGCCGCTGACCGCTGCGGCGGTGGCCGGGAAACTCGGCCTTGAGGAAGAACCGACCGAGGCGCTGCTGGAGCTGCTCGCCGGTATGCAGTTGGTGGTGTCCGGTCCGACCGGTTACGCCAATTCACTGGTTGCCGGTGAACACCTGGTCTCCACGTCTCCCTTTTACCAGGGCAAGGCGCTGGAATTACAATCGCGGTTCAACGATTTTGTGACGCTGAATCTCGGGAGGTTGTTGCGGGGCGAGTCCGACATGCGCGAGGAAGTGGACGACGGATGGGGTTCCGAGGACTCCATGACCGGAACGCTCCAGCATGCGCGTCTGGGCGGGCTGCAGGACACCTTGGCCCTGGTTCGGACGCTGCCCGATCTGAATGAGTCCGGGATGTTGTGCGATATCGGCGGCAACCATGGTGAGCTCTCCATGTCCCTGCTGGAAAATTACCCGGGCATGACCGGGGAATTGCTGGACCTGCCCCACGTGGCCGAGGCCGTGGGCGGACGGATAGAGAAACGTGAACTGGGCGGACGTCTGAAGCCCGTGGGTATGGATTTGCGCCTTGAACGGTTGGGTGCGGATCGTTATGACCTTGCCCTGGCCTCCCATGTCCTCTACGGGTTTGTGGATGACCTGGAGGGAGTCGCTCGGATGTTGTACGAATCCCTGAAGCCGGGGGGCTGGTTCGTTTCCCATCACTTGAACGTTGCCGGGGACCTGGACCCGAACTATACCGCCGTGGTGCAGTTCATTACCCGGGTCAGCGGCTACAAGTCGCATTTCATAGGGAAGGATCACTTGGAGGGCGCATTGCTGAAAGCGGGCTTCACGGACATCCTGTCCTGCCCGGCGGGCAAGCGTCGCAAAGGACTGCTGATGGCCGGACGAAAGGCCTGA
- a CDS encoding MarR family winged helix-turn-helix transcriptional regulator, whose amino-acid sequence MKITPEMQRLFSSLGFVLEKYVRVSKSPLTVAPDETLFPAEIHAVSWVAKNGPVGVTELGDAFGTTKGASSQMVGKLAERGFVQKEPDPEKRSRMLVTVTEKGRMAHERHMEFHMDHDRDFLQYLAALDTERFGVIEGFCRQMHVWMDSYLE is encoded by the coding sequence ATGAAAATTACACCGGAAATGCAACGCCTTTTCTCAAGTTTAGGGTTTGTTCTGGAAAAATATGTCCGAGTGAGCAAGTCCCCCCTGACGGTCGCCCCCGATGAAACGCTTTTCCCTGCTGAAATTCATGCCGTCAGTTGGGTGGCGAAAAACGGACCGGTCGGGGTCACGGAACTGGGCGATGCCTTCGGCACCACCAAGGGGGCCTCGTCTCAGATGGTGGGCAAACTGGCGGAGCGGGGATTTGTCCAAAAGGAGCCTGACCCGGAGAAACGTTCAAGAATGTTGGTGACGGTGACGGAAAAGGGGCGGATGGCCCATGAGAGGCACATGGAGTTCCACATGGATCATGACAGGGACTTTCTGCAATACCTGGCGGCCTTGGACACTGAGCGGTTTGGAGTGATTGAGGGATTCTGTAGGCAGATGCATGTCTGGATGGATTCCTATCTGGAATGA
- a CDS encoding DVU0298 family protein produces MSRFRRTKKQVREILSASDWRDRLDELEACRPGDLVAPLLNLRLDKAEEVRWRSVTAFGLTADRLARASMEKARVLMRTLMWYMNEESGNLGWGIPHFMAEAMVRNDRVAKEFHKILSSYIFCDEKCDGNFLDHPELRRDVYWGLARLAGARPELVAPSERFLIAGLDDEDAHNRAYAAWTLGLIKARAAKPGLEALRDDGNEIRTFRDGEIVDLTVGDLAREALERMG; encoded by the coding sequence ATGTCCCGTTTCCGCAGAACGAAAAAACAGGTCCGCGAAATACTTTCCGCTTCCGACTGGCGGGACAGGCTCGACGAACTCGAGGCCTGTCGTCCCGGTGATCTGGTCGCGCCCCTGCTCAACCTCCGTCTGGACAAGGCCGAGGAGGTGCGTTGGCGTTCGGTCACGGCCTTTGGCCTGACCGCCGACCGTCTTGCCCGCGCGTCCATGGAAAAGGCGCGTGTGCTCATGCGCACGCTCATGTGGTACATGAACGAGGAGTCCGGCAACCTGGGCTGGGGAATTCCCCATTTCATGGCCGAGGCCATGGTGCGCAACGATCGCGTGGCCAAGGAATTCCACAAGATACTGTCTTCCTACATTTTCTGCGACGAGAAGTGCGACGGCAACTTCCTGGACCATCCGGAATTGCGCCGCGACGTCTACTGGGGCCTGGCCCGGTTGGCGGGCGCGCGCCCTGAACTGGTCGCCCCCAGCGAACGCTTCCTGATTGCAGGGCTGGACGACGAGGACGCGCACAACCGCGCCTACGCGGCCTGGACCCTGGGCCTGATCAAGGCGCGGGCGGCCAAGCCCGGGCTGGAGGCCCTCAGGGACGACGGGAACGAAATCCGCACCTTTCGGGACGGCGAAATCGTCGACCTGACGGTAGGGGATTTGGCGCGTGAAGCGTTGGAGCGGATGGGCTGA
- a CDS encoding tetratricopeptide repeat protein, translating to MEQFDNIDEYIADLKGKLEVNPTCGNTHYNLGVAYLTRRDFVEAEREFLDAVAHSPRMAEGYVQLGGIALQRDDMESCLNYNVQATQQRPFFAVPWGNIGFVYMQLGEHDKAHKALKKALKLDPEFAQAQATMSTLLITMGDYEEADKILKVLLERQPNFGPAWNNKAIIDAHNGDWADAAVCIRKAEESGFEVLEDFKKEVEENNK from the coding sequence ATGGAACAATTCGACAATATCGACGAGTACATTGCCGATCTCAAGGGCAAGCTGGAAGTCAATCCCACCTGTGGCAACACCCACTACAATCTCGGCGTGGCCTACCTGACCCGCCGCGACTTCGTGGAAGCCGAGCGCGAGTTCCTGGACGCCGTGGCCCATTCCCCGCGCATGGCCGAGGGCTACGTGCAACTGGGCGGCATCGCCCTGCAGCGCGACGACATGGAGTCCTGCCTGAACTACAATGTCCAGGCCACCCAGCAGCGGCCTTTCTTTGCCGTGCCCTGGGGCAACATCGGCTTCGTCTACATGCAGCTCGGCGAGCATGACAAGGCGCACAAGGCGCTCAAGAAGGCGCTCAAGCTGGACCCGGAATTCGCTCAGGCACAGGCCACCATGTCCACTCTGCTCATCACCATGGGCGACTACGAGGAGGCGGACAAGATTCTCAAGGTGCTCCTGGAGAGGCAGCCCAACTTCGGCCCGGCCTGGAACAACAAGGCCATCATCGATGCCCACAACGGTGATTGGGCCGATGCCGCCGTGTGCATCCGGAAGGCCGAGGAGTCCGGCTTCGAGGTGCTCGAGGACTTCAAGAAGGAAGTCGAGGAAAACAATAAATAG